The following are encoded together in the Xanthomonas vesicatoria ATCC 35937 genome:
- the hglS gene encoding 2-oxoadipate dioxygenase/decarboxylase HglS translates to MRDTAFVSPDHIRSLFAQAMSDMYRAEVPLYGDLMTLVAQVNTHTLDADPALAMRLQRNDERARLDLERHGAIRVGTAAELATLRRLFAVMGMHPVGYYDLSVAGVPVHSTAFRPIDDAALSANPFRVFTSLLRLELIEDTALRAQAAQILEQRQIFTNGVVELIDQCERVGGLDAGQAQRFVAEALETFRWHGDATVSLPTYRALSDAHKLIADVVSFHGPHINHLTPRTLDIDAAQAQMQRAGIDAKAVIEGPPRRRVPILLRQTSFKALEEPVRFVGDGGQPEHGTHTARFGEIEQRGLALTPKGRALYDALLAQARDAEGAGSTGADYATRLQTAFVAFPDDEALLRQEGLGYFRYRLTDAGRADPAQVAAMPAETAIALGLVSADPIIYEDFLPVSAAGIFQSNLGGSEQRAYAAHSSKRSFEQALGAQVHDEFALYAQLERESLQGLLV, encoded by the coding sequence ATGCGCGATACCGCATTTGTTTCTCCCGATCACATCCGCAGCCTGTTTGCGCAGGCGATGTCGGACATGTATCGAGCCGAGGTGCCGTTGTACGGCGACCTGATGACGCTGGTGGCGCAGGTCAACACGCACACGCTGGACGCCGATCCGGCATTGGCGATGCGGTTACAGCGCAACGACGAGCGCGCCCGGCTGGATCTGGAGCGCCATGGAGCCATCCGGGTCGGCACGGCGGCGGAACTCGCAACGTTGCGCCGCCTGTTTGCGGTGATGGGTATGCATCCGGTGGGCTATTACGACCTCTCGGTGGCGGGCGTGCCGGTGCATTCCACGGCGTTCCGCCCAATCGACGACGCCGCGTTGTCGGCCAATCCGTTCCGCGTGTTCACCTCGTTGCTGCGGCTGGAGCTGATCGAAGACACCGCGCTGCGTGCGCAGGCCGCGCAGATCCTGGAGCAGCGGCAGATCTTCACCAATGGTGTCGTGGAGCTGATCGACCAATGCGAGCGCGTCGGCGGGCTGGACGCCGGGCAGGCGCAGCGGTTCGTGGCCGAAGCGCTGGAAACCTTCCGCTGGCATGGCGATGCCACGGTGTCGCTGCCCACCTACCGCGCGCTGAGCGATGCGCACAAATTGATCGCCGATGTGGTGAGTTTCCACGGCCCGCATATCAACCATCTGACCCCGCGGACGCTGGATATCGATGCGGCGCAGGCGCAGATGCAGCGCGCCGGCATCGATGCCAAGGCCGTGATCGAAGGGCCGCCGCGTCGGCGCGTGCCGATCCTGCTGCGCCAGACCAGCTTCAAGGCGCTGGAAGAGCCGGTGCGCTTTGTCGGCGACGGCGGGCAGCCCGAGCACGGCACGCACACCGCGCGCTTTGGCGAGATCGAACAGCGCGGGCTCGCGCTGACGCCCAAGGGCCGCGCGCTGTACGACGCGTTGCTGGCGCAGGCGCGCGATGCCGAGGGCGCCGGCAGTACCGGTGCCGATTACGCCACCCGGCTGCAGACCGCATTCGTCGCCTTTCCCGATGACGAGGCGCTGCTGCGTCAGGAAGGGCTAGGCTATTTCCGCTATCGGTTGACCGATGCCGGCCGCGCCGATCCGGCACAGGTGGCCGCAATGCCGGCGGAAACCGCCATCGCGCTCGGCCTGGTCAGTGCCGATCCGATCATCTACGAAGATTTTCTGCCGGTCAGTGCGGCCGGCATCTTCCAGTCCAATCTAGGCGGCAGCGAGCAACGCGCCTACGCCGCGCATTCGAGCAAGCGTAGTTTCGAGCAGGCGTTGGGTGCGCAGGTACACGACGAATTCGCGCTGTATGCGCAGCTGGAGCGCGAGTCCTTGCAGGGCTTGCTGGTGTAG
- a CDS encoding M15 family metallopeptidase yields the protein MSPASTAAEAGLIDVRTLAPEIAVDMRYAGPNNFTGRVVPGYLAPRCYLLRPAAEALARVAHALKTAGYRLQVFDCYRPVRAVHAFVAWAADLQDQSTKPQYYPRVDKQALLGDYIAETSGHSRGATVDLGLLDCRHGACHAVEMGTDFDFFDPRAHTDAPDISGVQRAHRQHLLRAMAIEGFANYPMEWWHFTFRPEPTPQTAYDVPVD from the coding sequence ATGTCGCCAGCTTCCACGGCCGCAGAAGCGGGCCTGATCGACGTGCGCACGCTTGCGCCGGAGATCGCTGTCGACATGCGCTATGCGGGACCCAATAACTTCACCGGGCGCGTGGTGCCCGGGTATCTCGCACCGCGGTGTTATCTGTTGCGGCCGGCAGCCGAGGCGTTGGCACGGGTGGCGCATGCGCTCAAGACGGCGGGCTATCGCTTGCAGGTGTTCGATTGTTACCGGCCGGTGCGGGCGGTGCATGCATTTGTGGCATGGGCAGCGGATCTGCAGGATCAGTCGACCAAGCCGCAGTACTACCCGCGTGTGGACAAGCAGGCGCTGTTGGGCGACTACATCGCCGAGACCTCGGGGCATAGCCGCGGCGCCACCGTTGACCTGGGGTTGCTGGATTGCCGGCATGGTGCGTGCCATGCGGTGGAGATGGGCACCGACTTCGACTTCTTCGATCCGCGAGCGCATACCGATGCACCCGACATCAGCGGCGTGCAGCGTGCGCACCGCCAGCACCTGTTGCGCGCGATGGCGATCGAAGGCTTTGCCAACTACCCCATGGAGTGGTGGCATTTCACCTTCCGCCCCGAGCCCACACCGCAGACCGCCTACGATGTGCCAGTGGACTGA
- a CDS encoding efflux RND transporter permease subunit, translating into MGFSTIFIRRPIATSLLMAGVLLLGILGYRQLPVSALPEIDAPSLVVTTQYPGANATTMASLVTTPLERQFGQISGLQMMTSDSSAGLSTIILQFSMDRDIDIASQDVQAAIRQATLPSSLPYQPVYNRVNPADAAILTLKLTSDSLPLREVNRYADAILAQRLSQVPGVGLVSIAGNVRPAVRIQVNPAQLSNMGLTMESLRSALTQTNVSAPKGSLNGKTQSYSIGTNDQLTDAAQYRETIISFANGRPVRLADVANVVDGVENDQLAAWADGKPAVLLEIRRQPGANIVQTVEQIRSILPQLQSVLPADVHLEVFSDRTETIRASVHEVKFTLVLTIALVVAVIFVFLRRLWATIIPSVAVPLSLAGTFGVMAFAGMSLDNLSLMALVVATGFVVDDAIVMIENIVRYIEQGKSGPEAAEIGAKQIGFTVLSLTVSLVAVFLPLLLMPGVTGRLFHEFAWVLSIAVVISMLVSLTLTPMMCAYLLKPDALPEGEDAHERAAAAGKTNLWTRTVGVYERSLDWVLAHQPLTLAVAIGAVALTVVLYVAIPKGLLPEQDTGLITGVVQADQNVAFPQMEERTQAVAAALQKDPAVTGVAAFIGAGTMNPTLNQGQLSIVLKTRGDRDGLDEVLPRLQKAVAGIPGVALFLKPVQDVTLDTRVAATEYQYSLSDVDSNELATWAGRMTEAMRKLPELADVDNNLANQGRALELSIDRDKASMLGVPMQTIDDTLYDAFGQRQISTIFTELNQYRVVLEVAPEFRSSTALMNQLAVASNGSGALTGTNATSFGQVTSSNSSTATGVGAQNTGIVVGAGSIIPLASLAEAKVTNTPLVVSHQQQLPAVTISFNLAPGHSLSQAVASIEKAREDLKIPSQVHAQFVGKAAEFTGSQTDIVWLLLASIVVIYIVLGVLYESYIHPLTIISTLPPAGVGALLALMMCGLSLSVDGIVGIVLLIGIVKKNAIMMIDFAIDARREGANAHEAIRRACLLRFRPIMMTTAAAMLGALPLALGTGIGSELRRPLGIAIVGGLLLSQLVTLYTTPVIYLYMERAGERLRDWRARRAARRDGMNPAPTSERPA; encoded by the coding sequence GTGGGCTTTTCGACCATCTTCATCCGCCGTCCGATCGCCACCTCGTTGTTGATGGCGGGCGTCCTGCTGTTGGGCATCCTGGGTTACCGGCAGTTACCGGTGTCGGCCTTGCCGGAAATCGACGCGCCCAGCCTGGTCGTGACCACCCAGTACCCGGGCGCCAACGCGACCACCATGGCCTCGCTGGTGACCACGCCGCTGGAGCGCCAGTTCGGGCAGATCTCCGGCTTGCAGATGATGACCTCCGACTCGTCGGCGGGCCTGTCCACGATCATCCTGCAGTTCTCGATGGACCGGGACATCGATATCGCCTCGCAGGACGTGCAGGCGGCGATCCGCCAGGCCACCCTGCCCTCGTCGCTGCCATACCAGCCGGTCTACAACCGGGTCAATCCGGCCGACGCGGCGATCCTTACCCTCAAACTCACCTCCGATTCGCTGCCGCTGCGCGAGGTCAACCGCTACGCCGATGCGATCCTGGCCCAGCGCCTGTCGCAGGTGCCTGGCGTGGGACTGGTGTCGATCGCCGGCAACGTGCGCCCTGCGGTGCGGATCCAGGTCAACCCGGCGCAGCTGTCGAACATGGGCCTGACCATGGAGTCGCTGCGCAGCGCGCTGACCCAGACCAATGTCAGCGCACCCAAGGGCTCGCTCAACGGCAAGACCCAGTCCTACAGCATCGGCACCAACGACCAGCTCACCGATGCGGCGCAGTATCGCGAGACCATCATCAGCTTCGCCAACGGCCGCCCGGTGCGCCTGGCCGATGTCGCCAACGTCGTGGATGGGGTGGAAAACGACCAGCTCGCCGCCTGGGCCGATGGCAAGCCAGCGGTGCTGCTGGAAATCCGCCGCCAGCCCGGTGCCAACATCGTGCAGACGGTAGAGCAGATCCGCAGCATCCTGCCGCAGCTGCAGTCGGTGCTACCGGCCGACGTGCATCTGGAGGTGTTCTCCGACCGCACCGAAACCATCCGCGCCTCGGTGCACGAGGTGAAGTTCACCCTGGTGCTGACCATCGCGCTGGTGGTGGCGGTGATCTTCGTGTTCCTGCGCCGGCTGTGGGCCACCATCATTCCGTCGGTCGCGGTGCCGTTGTCGCTGGCAGGCACCTTCGGGGTGATGGCGTTTGCCGGCATGTCGCTGGACAACCTGTCGCTGATGGCGCTGGTGGTGGCCACCGGCTTCGTGGTCGACGATGCGATCGTGATGATCGAAAACATCGTGCGCTACATCGAACAGGGCAAGAGCGGGCCGGAGGCGGCCGAAATCGGCGCCAAGCAGATCGGCTTCACCGTGTTGTCGCTGACCGTTTCCCTGGTGGCGGTGTTCCTGCCGCTGCTGCTGATGCCCGGCGTCACCGGGCGGCTGTTCCATGAGTTTGCGTGGGTGCTGTCGATTGCGGTGGTGATCTCGATGCTGGTGTCGCTGACGCTGACGCCCATGATGTGCGCCTACCTGCTCAAGCCCGATGCCCTGCCCGAAGGCGAAGACGCGCACGAACGCGCCGCGGCGGCCGGCAAGACCAATCTGTGGACGCGCACCGTGGGCGTCTACGAGCGCAGCCTGGATTGGGTGCTGGCGCACCAGCCGCTGACCCTGGCAGTGGCGATCGGCGCGGTGGCATTGACGGTGGTGCTGTATGTGGCGATCCCCAAGGGCCTGCTGCCCGAACAGGACACCGGCCTGATCACCGGCGTGGTGCAGGCCGATCAGAACGTGGCCTTCCCGCAGATGGAAGAGCGCACCCAGGCAGTGGCTGCCGCCCTGCAAAAGGACCCGGCAGTGACCGGCGTGGCCGCCTTCATCGGTGCCGGCACCATGAACCCGACCCTCAACCAGGGCCAGTTGTCGATCGTGCTGAAGACGCGCGGCGACCGTGATGGCCTGGACGAGGTGCTGCCACGCCTGCAGAAGGCGGTGGCCGGCATTCCGGGCGTGGCGCTGTTCCTCAAGCCGGTGCAGGACGTCACCCTGGACACCCGCGTGGCGGCCACCGAATACCAGTATTCGCTCTCGGACGTGGACAGCAACGAGCTGGCCACCTGGGCCGGGCGCATGACCGAGGCGATGCGCAAGCTGCCCGAGCTGGCCGATGTGGACAACAACCTGGCCAACCAGGGACGTGCGCTGGAACTGAGCATTGACCGCGACAAGGCCAGCATGCTCGGCGTGCCGATGCAGACCATCGACGACACGCTGTACGACGCGTTCGGCCAGCGCCAGATTTCTACCATCTTCACCGAGCTCAATCAGTACCGCGTGGTGCTGGAAGTGGCGCCGGAATTCCGCAGCAGCACCGCGCTGATGAACCAGTTGGCGGTGGCCAGCAACGGCAGCGGCGCGCTGACCGGCACCAATGCCACCAGTTTTGGCCAGGTGACCTCGTCCAACTCGTCCACCGCCACCGGCGTGGGCGCGCAGAACACCGGCATCGTGGTCGGCGCCGGCAGCATCATTCCGCTGGCCTCGCTGGCCGAAGCCAAGGTCACCAACACCCCGTTGGTGGTGAGCCACCAGCAACAGCTGCCGGCGGTGACCATCTCGTTCAATCTGGCGCCGGGGCACTCGTTGTCGCAGGCGGTGGCGTCGATCGAGAAGGCACGCGAAGACCTGAAGATTCCGAGTCAGGTGCATGCGCAATTCGTCGGCAAGGCGGCCGAATTCACCGGCAGCCAGACCGATATCGTGTGGCTGCTGCTGGCCTCGATCGTGGTGATCTACATCGTGCTGGGCGTGCTGTACGAGAGCTACATCCACCCGCTGACGATCATCTCCACGCTGCCGCCGGCCGGCGTCGGCGCGCTGCTGGCGTTGATGATGTGCGGGCTGAGCCTGTCGGTGGACGGCATTGTCGGCATCGTGCTGCTGATCGGCATCGTCAAGAAGAACGCGATCATGATGATCGACTTCGCCATCGACGCCCGCCGCGAAGGCGCCAATGCGCATGAGGCGATCCGCCGTGCCTGCCTGCTGCGCTTCCGCCCGATCATGATGACCACCGCCGCCGCCATGCTGGGCGCCTTGCCACTGGCGCTGGGCACCGGAATCGGCTCGGAACTGCGGCGCCCGCTCGGCATCGCGATCGTCGGCGGCCTGCTGCTGTCGCAGTTGGTGACGCTGTACACCACCCCGGTGATCTATCTGTACATGGAACGCGCCGGCGAGCGGCTGCGCGACTGGCGCGCGCGCCGTGCGGCACGCCGTGACGGCATGAACCCGGCGCCGACCTCGGAGCGCCCGGCATGA
- a CDS encoding VOC family protein, with protein sequence MHITPYLYFEGTCCAAFAHYQRVLGGELMLTTYAQMPPHAGSQVAIDAAAADLVMHVTLAGSDGPRLMGSDMPPGQRLQGAKPVSVGLGFDDTLEAERAYAALAEGGQVQMPFGETFWAEGFGMCTDRFGIQWLVNGRDRSL encoded by the coding sequence ATGCACATCACGCCCTATCTGTATTTTGAAGGCACCTGTTGCGCAGCCTTTGCGCACTACCAGCGCGTACTGGGCGGCGAACTGATGCTGACCACCTACGCACAAATGCCGCCGCACGCTGGATCGCAAGTCGCGATCGACGCTGCCGCTGCGGACCTGGTGATGCACGTGACGCTCGCTGGATCGGATGGCCCACGGCTGATGGGCTCGGACATGCCACCCGGCCAGCGGCTGCAGGGTGCCAAGCCGGTATCGGTCGGACTCGGGTTCGACGATACCCTTGAAGCCGAGCGCGCGTATGCGGCCTTGGCGGAAGGCGGTCAGGTCCAGATGCCGTTCGGCGAGACCTTCTGGGCGGAGGGCTTCGGCATGTGCACCGACCGCTTCGGCATCCAATGGCTGGTCAACGGCCGTGACCGGAGCCTCTGA
- a CDS encoding efflux RND transporter permease subunit has translation MNISAPFIKRPIGTSLLAIGLFVIGVMCYLRLGVAALPNIQIPVIFVHATQSGADASTMASTVTAPLERHLGQLPGIDRMRSSSSESSSMVFMVFQSDRNIDSAAQDVQTAINAAQSDLPSGLGTPMYQKANPNDDPVIAIALTSDTQSADELYNVADSLLAQRLRQITGISSVDIAGASTPAVRVDVDLRALNALGLTPDDLRNAVRAANVTSPTGFLSDGNTTMAIVANDAVAKAADFAQLAISTQSNGRIVRLGDVATVYDGQQDAYQAAWFDGKPAVVMYAFTRAGANIVETVDQVKAQIPELRAYLQPGTKLTPYFDRTPTIRASLHEVQATLMISLAMVVLTMALFLRRLAPTLIAAVTVPLSLAGSALVMYVLGFTLNNLSLLALVIAIGFVVDDAIVVIENVMRHLDEGMPRLEAALAGAREIGFTIVSITASLVAVFIPMLFASGMIGAFFREFTVTLVAAIVVSMLVSLTLTPALCSRFLSAHTAPENPSRFGAWLDRMHERMLAVYTVALDFSLRHALLLSLTPLLLIAATIFLGGAVKKGSFPAQDTGLIWGRANSSATVSFADMVSRQRRITDMLMADPAVKTVGARLGSGRQGSSASFNIELKKRAEGRRDTTAQVVARLSAKADRYPDLDLRLRAIQDLPSDGGGGTSQGAQYKVSLQGNDLAQLQEWLPKVQAALKKNPRLRDVGTDVDTSGLRQNIVIDRAKAARLGITVGAIDGALYGAFGQRSISTIYSDLNQYSVVVNALPSQTATPKALDQIFVPNRAGQMVPITAVATQMPGLAPPQITHDNQYTTMDLSYNLAPGVSTGEADLIIKNTVEGLRLPDGIRISDGGGFNVQLSPNSMGILLLAAVLTVYIVLGMLYESLIHPVTILSTLPAAGVGALLALFLTNTELSVISMIALVLLIGIVKKNAIMMIDFALVAQRVHGMDARAAAREASIVRFRPIMMTTMVAILAAVPLAVGLGEGSELRRPLGIAMIGGLVFSQSLTLLSTPALYVIFSCLSERWKARRARARARRAERAAARRPAAQAH, from the coding sequence ATGAACATCTCCGCGCCCTTCATCAAGCGCCCGATCGGCACCTCGTTGCTGGCGATCGGTTTGTTCGTGATCGGAGTGATGTGCTATCTGCGGCTGGGCGTGGCGGCGTTGCCAAACATCCAGATCCCGGTGATCTTCGTGCACGCCACGCAGTCCGGCGCCGATGCCAGCACCATGGCCTCCACCGTCACCGCACCGCTGGAACGCCACCTGGGCCAGCTGCCCGGCATCGACCGCATGCGCTCTTCCAGCTCGGAGAGCAGCAGCATGGTGTTCATGGTGTTCCAGAGCGACCGCAACATCGACTCGGCCGCGCAGGATGTTCAAACGGCAATCAATGCGGCGCAATCGGATCTACCGTCCGGGCTCGGGACGCCGATGTACCAAAAAGCCAATCCGAACGACGACCCGGTGATTGCCATTGCGTTGACCTCGGACACGCAATCGGCCGATGAGCTCTATAACGTCGCCGATTCGCTGCTGGCACAGCGCCTACGGCAGATCACCGGTATCAGCTCGGTGGATATCGCAGGCGCATCGACGCCGGCAGTGCGTGTGGATGTGGATCTGCGTGCGCTCAACGCGCTGGGTCTAACCCCCGACGATCTGCGTAACGCGGTACGCGCCGCCAACGTGACCTCGCCGACCGGATTTCTATCCGACGGCAACACCACCATGGCCATCGTCGCCAACGATGCGGTGGCCAAGGCCGCCGATTTCGCGCAGCTGGCCATTTCCACCCAATCCAACGGACGCATCGTGCGGCTGGGCGATGTGGCCACCGTCTACGACGGCCAGCAGGACGCGTATCAGGCCGCCTGGTTCGACGGCAAACCGGCGGTGGTGATGTATGCCTTTACCCGCGCCGGCGCCAACATCGTCGAGACCGTGGACCAGGTCAAGGCGCAGATTCCCGAATTGCGCGCGTATTTGCAGCCCGGCACCAAGCTCACTCCCTACTTCGACCGCACGCCCACCATTCGCGCCTCGCTGCACGAGGTGCAGGCCACGCTGATGATCAGCCTGGCGATGGTGGTGCTGACCATGGCGCTGTTCCTGCGCCGATTGGCACCGACGTTGATTGCTGCGGTTACCGTACCGTTGTCGTTGGCCGGCTCGGCGCTGGTGATGTACGTGCTGGGCTTCACCTTGAACAATTTGAGCCTGCTGGCCCTGGTGATCGCCATTGGCTTTGTGGTCGACGATGCGATCGTGGTGATCGAGAACGTCATGCGCCATCTGGACGAAGGCATGCCGCGTCTGGAAGCTGCCTTGGCCGGTGCGCGCGAAATCGGCTTCACCATCGTTTCGATCACCGCCTCGCTGGTGGCGGTGTTCATTCCGATGCTGTTTGCCAGCGGCATGATCGGCGCGTTCTTCCGCGAGTTCACCGTGACCCTGGTGGCGGCGATCGTGGTGTCGATGCTGGTGTCGCTGACTTTGACCCCGGCGTTATGCAGCCGTTTTTTGTCCGCGCATACCGCGCCGGAAAACCCGAGCCGTTTCGGCGCCTGGCTGGACCGCATGCACGAGCGCATGTTGGCGGTCTATACGGTGGCGCTGGACTTTTCGTTGCGGCACGCGCTGTTACTGTCGCTGACGCCCTTGCTCTTGATCGCCGCCACCATCTTTCTCGGCGGTGCGGTCAAGAAGGGGTCGTTTCCCGCACAGGACACCGGCTTGATCTGGGGGCGCGCCAATTCCAGCGCCACGGTGTCGTTTGCAGACATGGTCAGCCGCCAACGTCGCATCACCGATATGCTGATGGCCGACCCGGCAGTGAAGACCGTCGGCGCACGCCTGGGCTCCGGTCGTCAGGGGTCCAGCGCTTCATTCAATATCGAGCTGAAAAAGCGCGCCGAGGGCCGCCGCGACACCACCGCACAAGTCGTCGCACGCCTCAGCGCCAAGGCCGACCGCTACCCGGATCTGGACCTGCGCCTGCGTGCCATCCAGGACCTGCCAAGCGACGGCGGCGGCGGCACCAGCCAGGGCGCGCAATACAAGGTGTCGCTACAAGGCAACGACCTGGCGCAGCTGCAGGAATGGCTGCCCAAGGTGCAGGCCGCACTGAAGAAGAACCCACGCTTGCGCGACGTCGGCACCGATGTGGACACGTCCGGCTTGCGCCAGAACATCGTGATCGACCGGGCCAAGGCTGCGCGCCTGGGAATCACGGTCGGTGCGATCGATGGTGCGTTGTATGGCGCGTTCGGCCAGCGCTCGATTTCCACCATCTACTCCGACCTCAACCAGTACAGCGTGGTGGTCAACGCACTCCCGTCGCAGACCGCCACGCCCAAGGCACTGGATCAAATCTTCGTGCCCAATCGCGCCGGACAGATGGTGCCCATCACCGCGGTTGCCACGCAGATGCCCGGGCTGGCGCCGCCGCAGATCACCCACGACAACCAGTACACCACGATGGATCTGAGCTACAACCTTGCGCCGGGCGTGAGCACCGGCGAGGCGGATCTGATCATCAAGAACACCGTGGAGGGCTTGCGCTTGCCGGACGGCATCCGCATCAGCGATGGCGGCGGCTTCAACGTGCAGCTCAGCCCCAACTCGATGGGCATCCTGTTGCTGGCGGCGGTGCTCACCGTCTATATCGTGCTCGGCATGCTCTACGAGAGCCTGATCCACCCGGTGACCATCTTGTCTACGCTGCCGGCGGCCGGTGTCGGCGCGCTGCTGGCATTGTTCCTGACCAACACCGAGCTGTCGGTGATCTCGATGATTGCGTTGGTGCTGCTGATCGGCATCGTCAAGAAGAACGCGATCATGATGATCGACTTCGCGCTGGTGGCGCAGCGCGTGCACGGCATGGATGCGCGCGCAGCCGCTCGCGAGGCCTCGATCGTGCGCTTCCGCCCGATCATGATGACCACGATGGTGGCGATTCTGGCGGCGGTACCGCTGGCGGTGGGCCTGGGCGAAGGCTCCGAACTGCGCCGCCCGCTCGGCATCGCGATGATTGGCGGCCTGGTGTTTTCGCAGAGCCTGACCCTGCTCAGCACCCCGGCGCTGTATGTAATCTTCTCGTGCCTGAGCGAACGCTGGAAGGCACGTCGCGCACGTGCGCGCGCACGCCGTGCCGAACGCGCTGCGGCGCGTCGTCCGGCGGCACAAGCGCACTGA
- a CDS encoding CPXCG motif-containing cysteine-rich protein: MSDPERFLDVACPYCGEWITLTLDLTGGDQQYIEDCQVCCKPISVSVQWDEDGEAQVSARGQDD; encoded by the coding sequence ATGTCCGACCCGGAACGCTTTTTGGATGTCGCCTGCCCGTATTGCGGGGAGTGGATCACGCTGACGCTGGACCTCACCGGCGGCGACCAGCAATACATCGAAGATTGTCAGGTGTGCTGCAAGCCGATCTCGGTCAGCGTGCAATGGGACGAGGATGGCGAGGCGCAGGTGAGCGCACGCGGTCAGGACGATTGA
- a CDS encoding EF-hand domain-containing protein, which produces MVQLRLTLLAALCSPMLAFAAPPELPPATAQQPLVPPGTSAPAMAPLPIEPPSPATTPLVPSDPAGPVHSRSGAESSVAAPAGTLAPRSFRSLDSDADGSLTREEAGADPILRENFADFDSNGDGRLSRDEFASYQPGPGDATGD; this is translated from the coding sequence ATGGTGCAGCTGCGTCTTACCTTATTGGCGGCTCTGTGCAGCCCGATGCTGGCGTTTGCCGCGCCGCCGGAGTTGCCGCCGGCAACCGCACAGCAGCCGCTTGTGCCACCCGGCACCAGTGCGCCAGCCATGGCGCCGCTGCCGATCGAGCCGCCGTCACCTGCAACGACCCCGCTGGTACCCTCCGATCCTGCTGGCCCGGTGCATTCCAGGAGCGGCGCCGAGTCTTCTGTGGCAGCGCCGGCCGGGACGCTGGCACCGCGCAGCTTCCGCAGCCTGGATAGCGATGCCGATGGATCGCTGACGCGGGAGGAAGCCGGGGCCGACCCGATCCTGCGCGAGAACTTCGCCGACTTCGACAGCAACGGCGACGGCCGTCTGTCGCGCGATGAATTTGCCAGCTATCAGCCGGGGCCCGGCGATGCCACAGGCGATTGA
- a CDS encoding HAD family hydrolase, producing MTSLAQRDGQAIQLVGFDGDDTLWKSEDYYRSAEADFEAILAGYLDLGDSRMQQHLLAVERRNLKVFGYGAKGMTLSMIETAIELTESRIDARDIQRIVEIGRATLQHPVEVIAGVREAVSAIAADYAVVLITKGDLFHQEQKIAQSGLTDLFPRVEVVSEKDPATYARVLGEFDLPAQRFVMIGNSLRSDVEPVLAIGGWGIYTPYAVTWAHEQEHGVAADEPRMREVPDAAGWPAAVHGLDALARQHALS from the coding sequence ATGACCTCTCTTGCACAGCGCGACGGCCAGGCGATCCAACTGGTCGGCTTTGACGGCGACGATACCCTTTGGAAAAGCGAGGATTATTACCGCAGTGCCGAAGCGGATTTCGAAGCGATCCTGGCCGGTTATCTCGACCTGGGCGATAGTCGCATGCAGCAGCATTTGCTGGCGGTGGAACGACGCAACCTCAAGGTGTTCGGCTACGGCGCCAAGGGCATGACGCTGTCGATGATCGAAACCGCGATCGAATTGACCGAGTCCCGCATCGATGCGCGCGACATCCAGCGCATTGTCGAGATCGGACGCGCCACGCTGCAGCACCCGGTGGAAGTGATCGCAGGCGTGCGTGAGGCGGTCAGTGCCATCGCTGCCGACTATGCGGTGGTCTTGATCACCAAGGGCGATCTGTTCCATCAGGAGCAGAAGATCGCCCAGTCCGGCCTGACCGACCTGTTTCCGCGGGTCGAGGTGGTGTCCGAGAAAGATCCCGCGACCTATGCGCGCGTGCTCGGCGAATTCGATCTGCCAGCCCAGCGCTTCGTCATGATTGGCAACTCGTTGCGCTCGGACGTGGAGCCGGTGCTGGCAATCGGCGGGTGGGGCATCTACACCCCCTACGCGGTGACCTGGGCGCACGAGCAGGAACACGGCGTTGCTGCCGACGAACCGCGCATGCGTGAAGTGCCCGATGCTGCCGGCTGGCCGGCCGCCGTGCATGGCCTGGATGCACTGGCCAGGCAGCACGCGCTAAGCTGA